Proteins encoded in a region of the Bombyx mori chromosome 23, ASM3026992v2 genome:
- the RpS30 gene encoding ribosomal protein S30 (The RefSeq protein has 2 substitutions compared to this genomic sequence), with amino-acid sequence MQLHIRGQSTHVLDVNGQESIGQIKERIRTLAAVGDEDLTLSLCGAPLDDSCLVSELSSSELDLTVPLLGGKVHGYLARAGKVKGQTPKVEKQQKKKKKTGRAKRRIQYNRRFVNVVQTFGRSRGPNSNS; translated from the exons ATGCAGTTGCATATCAGAGGGCAATCGACACACGTCCTGGACGTCAATGGCCAGGAGTCCATTGGTCAGATCAAG gaacGCATTCGTACTCTTGCTGCAGTTGGCGATGAAGACCTTACTCTATCATTATGTGGAGCCCCTTTAGATGATTCATGTCTTGTCTCTGAGCTCTCATCATCTGAACTAGACCTCACAGTGCCATTGCTTGGTGGTAAAGTGCACGGATCTTTGGCTCGTGCAG GTAAAGTCAAAGGACAAACCCCCAAAGtggaaaaacaacaaaaaaagaagaagaagactggCCGTGCTAAGCGTAGAATTCAGTACAACAGAAG ATTTGTCAACGTTGTGCAGACCTTCGGACGTCGTCGCGGACCCAACTCCAATTCATAG
- the LOC101738415 gene encoding dehydrodolichyl diphosphate synthase complex subunit Nus1: MLSRLLRQFLFALLHLILNFIVGAQNVYCRYWLKKHSLQDYEVTKTDLKLIVKHIPKLSKQPKHLVVLSDSDYHSIDDLARMVIWSLVAGIPFLSFYDVSGQLSYQEEKLFNAVEKNKKGVPGCIKWSKKPDLNGYTNGIPAHKIVVNIFSCQNGRSTITQCIKEMCEEKIPYNRKSDQITAQEFDDVISAVYPSIPDPDLALFSGPVCCTHGLLPWQIRLTEFISLSVDYNLSVESFVGAMYKYSKCDQRFGT; this comes from the exons ATGCTGTCACGATTGCTTCGACAGTTCTTGTTTGCTTTGCtacatttgattttaaattttattgttggtGCTCAGAATGTCTATTGCAGATATTGGCTTAAAAAGCACAGTTTACAAGACTATGAGGTGACAAAAACTGATTTAAAGCTAATAGTGAAGCATATACCGAAACTCAGTAAACAACCAAAGCATTTAGTTGTTTTATCTGATAGCGATTACCATTCAATAGATGATTTGGCTCGAATGGTGATATGGAGTTTAGTAGCCGGAATAccgtttttaagtttttatgatGTATCAG GTCAACTTTCATATCAAGAAGAAAAACTTTTTAATGCAGTTGAGAAGAACAAGAAAGGTGTTCCGGGGTGTATAAAATGGTCAAAGAAACCTGATTTGAATGGGTATACAAATGGCATTCCTGCACATAAAATTgttgtgaatattttttcttGTCAGAACGGACGTTCCACAATTACACAATGTATCAAAGAAATGTGTGAGGAAAAAATTCCATATAATAGAAAAAGTGACCAAATTACCGCACAAGAATTTGATGATGTGATATCAGCAGTATACCCTTCCATTCCAGATCCTGATTTAGCATTATTTTCAGGTCCAGTTTGTTGTACACATGGTTTATTGCCATGGCAAATAAGACTTACAGAGTTCATAAGTTTATCAGTTGACTATAATTTAAGTGTTGAAAGCTTTGTAGGTGCTATGTATAAATATAGTAAATGCGATCAAAGATTTGGAACGTAA
- the RpS30 gene encoding ribosomal protein S30 isoform X1 → MQLHIRGQSTHVLDVNGQESIGQIKERIRTLAAVGDEDLTLSLCGAPLDDSCLVSELSSSELDLTVPLLGGKVHGSLARAGKVKGQTPKVEKQQKKKKKTGRAKRRIQYNRRFVNVVQTFGRRRGPNSNS, encoded by the exons ATGCAGTTGCATATCAGAGGGCAATCGACACACGTCCTGGACGTCAATGGCCAGGAGTCCATTGGTCAGATCAAG gaacGCATTCGTACTCTTGCTGCAGTTGGCGATGAAGACCTTACTCTATCATTATGTGGAGCCCCTTTAGATGATTCATGTCTTGTCTCTGAGCTCTCATCATCTGAACTAGACCTCACAGTGCCATTGCTTGGTGGTAAAGTGCACGGATCTTTGGCTCGTGCAG GTAAAGTCAAAGGACAAACCCCCAAAGtggaaaaacaacaaaaaaagaagaagaagactggCCGTGCTAAGCGTAGAATTCAGTACAACAGAAG ATTTGTCAACGTTGTGCAGACCTTCGGACGTCGTCGCGGACCCAACTCCAATTCATAG